AGTAACCCTGCTGCCTGTTTAGGCATGCCCAAAACCGTCGCGCTCCAGCTCCGGACCGCGACACGGTTCAGGCGCGGGACCGCCGGCGATTCTTAACTACCGGCAGCGCCAGCCACCAACTTCGCTAGGTGCGACCGGCACCAGTTGCAGCCGGCGCTAGTTGCAGCCGAGGCCAGCTTCTGATGCTCGATGCGGGTCCCAGCCGCCCAGCCACGCGAGCTAGCTGCCAGCGATGCGGGCGGCGGCAGCGCGCGCATCCGCGATGACCGCAGGCACGCCCACGCCGCCGGCCCAGGCACCCGTGACGTCGACGCCTGGGGACTGGGATAAGGCATCGCGCACGGCGGCCACGGTGTCGAGGTGGGTGGAATCAAAGCGGGGCAGGCCGCCGAACCAGCGCTGTGTGAAGATTTCGGCAACGCCAGCCGCGCGGCCGTCGAAGCCGGTCAGGTGCTGCAGGTCATCGAGGGCGTAGTCCACGAGGTCGTCTTCCTCGGCGCGGACGATGGCGTCGTCGCCGAACCGGCCGAACGAGGCGCGCACCAACGCTCCGCCGCGCTCTGCCAGGTGGGGCCACTTGCGCGATGACAACGTAAACGCCTTTGCATGCACGTCATCTTGGTCGGTGGCGACGAGGATGCCGGAGTTTTGCGGCAGCGCGGTGCCGGAGGGATCGGTGTCGGATTCGAATTTGAGGCCCACGACTGCCGATGCCGCCAGCTTCACCCCCTTCAACCGCGTCGCCGCATCCGGAGCCACCTTGGGCAGCAGACGCGCGGCGGTCGGTGCTGGTGTAGCTACCAGCACGCGGTCGAAGGGCGCGGTATCGCCCGGCGCGCCGGTCAGGTGGAACTTATCGCCATTGCGCGTGATGCCAGAAATGAACGTGTCAACGAAAATCTTCGCGTCGGATTTTTCCGCCAGGGTCTCGTAAACCTCGGCGTAGCCACCGCGGAAGGTCTGGAAAACGGGCCCGGAACCGCTGGGGTTATCCGCACGGGCTTCCTCAAGGGAGCGCACGGCCGCAGAAAGGGTGACGGGGTGGGAGGCGGCGAGGGAATCGAGGGCATCGGCAAGCGTGGGGATGGTGGCGCGCAGGCCCAGGTCATCGGCGGTGCATGAGTACACCCCGCCCAGCAGCGCGGAAACCACGCGGTCCACCAGGTCGCCGCCGTATTGTTGACGCACCAACTCACCGACCGAAACGTCGCCGCCCACGGTCCACTCGAAGGGCTGCTCGTTATCGATGCGCCGCGCCGTCTCCTCCGAAACCAGGTGCGCGACCGGCGCGGAATGCGACGGAATGCCCATCACCCCGCCCTGCGGCAGGGCCTTGAGCTCCCCGCTGTAGACCAGCGAGCGCAAACCTGACGGGTCAACTAAACTGCCGGCAAGGCCGAGGGAGTGGAAGAACTCCACCGCATCGCGCCGCCGGGCGAGGAAGGCCTCGGCGCCCATGTCGGTGGGGCCGTCATTAAACGGCACGGAATACAGCTTGCCGCCAATGCGCCCGGCGGCCTCGAAAACCTCGACGTCGTGATCACGCAGTTCGTAGGCGGCGGTAAGGCCGGCGAGGCCGGCACCGATGATGGCAATACGCATTTAGCCCTCCTCGTGAATGATGGATACGGCGCGGGTGATGGCCTCCGCGTCGGTGGTGGGCAGCACCCCGTGCCCAAGGTTCCAGATGTGGGTGTCGATATCGCCGCGCTGCTGGGCGCGCTCCACCTCGCCGCGGATGGTGCGCACGGCCTGGCGCACGGCATCGTCGCCGGCAAAAAGCAGCGCCGGGTCGAGGTTGCCCTGCAGCACGCGCGAGTTCACGCGCTGGGCGGCGGCGTCCATGGCCACGCGGTAGTCCACGCCCATGACCTCGGAGCCGGCTTCGGACATCGCCTGTAGCAGCTCCCCGGTGCCCACGCCGAAGTGGATGCGCGGAATATCGACGCTGGCGAGGATTTCCTGCGAATATGGCAGCACGAACTCGCGGTAGTCACGCTCGTTGAGGTAGCCGGCCCAGGAATCGAAAAGCTGCATGGCGTCGATGCCGGCATCGACCTGCACCCGCAGGAAATTAATGATGGTGGGCACGAGCCGGCGCATGAGCATGTGCCACGTCTCGGGCTCGGCGTGCATGAGCGCCTTGGTGCGCTCGTGGTTCTTGGACGGCCCGCCCTCAATGAGGTAGCTGGCCAGGGTAAATGGCGCGCCGACGAACCCGATGAGCGCTTGGGTCTCGGTAAGCTCGCCGAGGATGCCCGCAATGCCTTGGGCGACTTCGGGCACGTCGGTATCAAGGATAGGCAGCTTGCCGATGTCCCCCTTCTCCCTCACCGCCTTCTCCATCACCGGCCCGCGGCCGGGCACGATGTCGACGTTGACGCCGGCGGCCTTGAGCGGGACGACGATATCGGAGAAGAGGATGGCCGCGTCCACGTCGTGGCGGCGCACCGGTTGCAGGGTGATTTCTGCGAGGAGTTCCGGCATGAAGCAAGAGTCCAGCATGCTGATGCCCTCGCGGGCGGCGCGGTACTCCGGCAGGGAGCGACCAGCTTGACGCATCAACCACACTGGCGGGCGGGAGGGGGTGCGGCCGAGGGCGGCATCGATAATGGGGGCGCGGTTAAGTCGAGACATACCCCTCATTATGAATCAAAAGTTGGAGCAGGGGCTAATTTGCCGCGCACGTCAGTCGCGCCCGTGGAGGCTGCGGTGGGCGATAAACCGGTTGGACKGGGGCCGGAAGAGCAGAACCACCGCGATTAGCAGCGTCACGGCGATAATCAGCAGGCCAAGCCCGCCAATGCCAAGCGCTAGGGCCGCGATATTGAAGAAGAGGGCAATCGCAATGACGACGGAGATAATACGGCGCGCCCACTTCGATCCGTTGGCGAGTTGCGCGGAAAAGAGCGCCAGAAGGATCGCGCCGATGATATTAAATACCGAGACGAATAGGCGGTTCGACCGCACGTACTCGGCGATGCGCGAATCCGAAGGCTCCATCTGCTCGCCGCCTCCGCCGAAGATGCCGACCATGCCGCTGACCAGCATGATGACGGCTGCAACAACGAGAACCCAATACGCCCACTGGAGCGGGCGCGGCCACACGGACAAGTCTTGATCCTGGGTGGTGTGCTGCACAGGGCGGTTATAGTCACGGGGCCCCGGGCGATGWTTCTTAYCCGCAGAACCGCCGTTCCGATCATCATCGCGCCGGCCGTGGCCGGGGAACATGCTGGTCATCGGTTGGCCTTGTGGTCATCGCCCCTGTTTTGGGAGCCGGAATTCCGCGGAGGCTGATTGCGACCGACTTTATCTTTGGGGTCCTTTTGCTTGGCGTCCTTCTCTTGGGCGTCTTTCTCCTTGGCCTCCTGCTTTTCGCGCTTCTCGCGCTCTTTATCCCGGCGCGCCTGTTCGAGTTCCTTTTCCAGCTCGCGCATTTGCTCCAGCTCGCCGGTGTAGTCGAGGGTCTCGGGCTTTATGGAGAAAATAAGACCTAATACGGCGGCGACGCCGACCAGGATTTGCACCATGCCGTCGGAGGCGAAGAGCCAGTCGGGGACGTCGGCACCCGCGGGCGTGACCATGAAGGTCAGCAGGATGCGGAAGCCAAAGTAAATGGAAAAGGCGAACCAGATGCGGCGCGAGGTGCCCGCGCGTTTTGATGGCCCCGCCAGCGACTTCAGCAAAAACAGCAGCAGCACCAGCACGCCGACGGCAATGGCAGCCGACAGCGCCACCGATCCATAGGCGGCCATTTCGATAAAGGAATCCGATACTTCCTCGCCGTCTTCGCCACCCGAGGTGCTTTCGACCATTTGCTTGGCCTGCGCCATGAGCACATCGTGGTTGAGCAGGGTCAGCACCACGTTGAGGATCTGGTGAACTGTCTCGCCGACGACGACGCCCAGCCATAGCCACAGCATGTAGACCACGGTCTCGGGGCGCTTGGAACCGCCCTTCGCGTCCTTGCCGCCCTGCCGGCCGCCGCCAGTTTGATTCGGACTCGGCTTCCCCTGCTGGCCGCGCGGTTTGCCGGGCTCCGGCTTGGGCCGCGATTCTCGTTGAGGCTCACGCTGCTTATCGCGCTGCGGCCCCGGGGTTCCGGGTTGTTGCCCCTGCTGGCCACGCGGATCCCCGGGCTGTGCCCCTGGAGCGCCCGGTTGCGGCTCCTGTTGACCGTGCTGTGGTCGCGGGTCGCCTGGCTGTGGGCCTGGGTTGCCCGGCTGTGGCTCCTTCTTGCCTAGCAGATCTCCAGGCTGCGCCCCCGGGTCACCCGGTTGTGGGCTCGGGGTGCCGGGGTGCGGCTCCTGCTGGCCGCGCGGGTCGCCCGGCTGCTGCGGCCCCAGGTCTCCCGGCTGCTGCGGCGAAGGCGGCGAAGCGGGCGGCGGCGTCGGACGAGAAGAAGGCTGTGTCACAAAAATCCTTTACTTGAGCAGGCGTGCGGCTTCGGTGGCGAAGTACGTCAGGATCTGGTCGGCACCGGCACGCTTGAAGGCGGTAAGAGACTCGA
This is a stretch of genomic DNA from Corynebacterium accolens. It encodes these proteins:
- a CDS encoding protoporphyrinogen oxidase, giving the protein MRIAIIGAGLAGLTAAYELRDHDVEVFEAAGRIGGKLYSVPFNDGPTDMGAEAFLARRRDAVEFFHSLGLAGSLVDPSGLRSLVYSGELKALPQGGVMGIPSHSAPVAHLVSEETARRIDNEQPFEWTVGGDVSVGELVRQQYGGDLVDRVVSALLGGVYSCTADDLGLRATIPTLADALDSLAASHPVTLSAAVRSLEEARADNPSGSGPVFQTFRGGYAEVYETLAEKSDAKIFVDTFISGITRNGDKFHLTGAPGDTAPFDRVLVATPAPTAARLLPKVAPDAATRLKGVKLAASAVVGLKFESDTDPSGTALPQNSGILVATDQDDVHAKAFTLSSRKWPHLAERGGALVRASFGRFGDDAIVRAEEDDLVDYALDDLQHLTGFDGRAAGVAEIFTQRWFGGLPRFDSTHLDTVAAVRDALSQSPGVDVTGAWAGGVGVPAVIADARAAAARIAGS
- the hemE gene encoding uroporphyrinogen decarboxylase gives rise to the protein MSRLNRAPIIDAALGRTPSRPPVWLMRQAGRSLPEYRAAREGISMLDSCFMPELLAEITLQPVRRHDVDAAILFSDIVVPLKAAGVNVDIVPGRGPVMEKAVREKGDIGKLPILDTDVPEVAQGIAGILGELTETQALIGFVGAPFTLASYLIEGGPSKNHERTKALMHAEPETWHMLMRRLVPTIINFLRVQVDAGIDAMQLFDSWAGYLNERDYREFVLPYSQEILASVDIPRIHFGVGTGELLQAMSEAGSEVMGVDYRVAMDAAAQRVNSRVLQGNLDPALLFAGDDAVRQAVRTIRGEVERAQQRGDIDTHIWNLGHGVLPTTDAEAITRAVSIIHEEG
- a CDS encoding tellurium resistance protein TerC, producing the protein MTSMFPGHGRRDDDRNGGSAXKXHRPGPRDYNRPVQHTTQDQDLSVWPRPLQWAYWVLVVAAVIMLVSGMVGIFGGGGEQMEPSDSRIAEYVRSNRLFVSVFNIIGAILLALFSAQLANGSKWARRIISVVIAIALFFNIAALALGIGGLGLLIIAVTLLIAVVLLFRPXSNRFIAHRSLHGRD